In Calditerricola satsumensis, the following proteins share a genomic window:
- the rpsJ gene encoding 30S ribosomal protein S10, producing MAKAKQKIRIRLKAYDHRILDQSAEKIVETAKRSGASVSGPIPLPTERTVFTILRSPHKHKDSREQFEMRTHKRLIDILNPTPQTVDALMRLDLPSGVDIEIKL from the coding sequence ATGGCAAAAGCGAAGCAAAAAATCCGCATCCGGCTGAAGGCGTACGATCACCGCATTCTCGATCAGTCGGCGGAGAAGATTGTGGAAACGGCAAAGCGTTCCGGGGCGAGCGTGTCGGGGCCGATTCCGCTGCCGACGGAGCGCACGGTGTTTACGATTTTGCGGTCGCCGCACAAGCACAAGGATTCCCGCGAGCAGTTTGAAATGCGCACGCACAAGCGCCTGATCGACATCCTCAATCCCACGCCGCAAACCGTTGATGCGCTGATGCGCCTGGACCTGCCGTCGGGCGTGGACATCGAGATCAAGCTGTGA